From Enterococcus wangshanyuanii, the proteins below share one genomic window:
- a CDS encoding YlxQ-related RNA-binding protein → MNKEKVLNLLGLAMRAGKLVTGEELTLADIRSSKAKFVFVAADASENTRKKIKDKCSYYNVPTDESFTQSEISHAIGRTRMIVGINDQGFARKFKELIKG, encoded by the coding sequence ATGAATAAAGAAAAAGTTTTAAATTTATTAGGTTTGGCTATGAGAGCTGGAAAGCTAGTAACTGGCGAAGAGTTGACTTTAGCAGATATTCGCAGTAGTAAAGCAAAATTTGTTTTTGTTGCAGCAGATGCTAGTGAAAATACAAGGAAAAAAATCAAGGACAAATGTTCTTACTATAATGTTCCGACAGACGAGTCGTTTACCCAATCTGAGATCAGTCATGCGATCGGTAGAACACGTATGATCGTAGGAATCAATGATCAAGGGTTTGCGAGAAAGTTCAAGGAATTAATCAAAGGTTAG
- the rnpM gene encoding RNase P modulator RnpM, which translates to MKKRKVPMRKSVVSGEMKPKKELVRITRSKEGVVSIDPSGKLPGRGAYVALEPKEVQDAWDKHILDRVLETTLTDDFYQELLDYVEHQKARKELFGNE; encoded by the coding sequence ATGAAAAAAAGAAAAGTCCCGATGCGCAAATCTGTTGTCTCAGGTGAGATGAAACCCAAAAAAGAGTTAGTTCGAATCACACGATCTAAAGAAGGTGTCGTATCGATCGATCCTTCTGGAAAATTACCAGGTCGAGGTGCTTATGTCGCTCTTGAGCCAAAAGAAGTTCAGGATGCTTGGGATAAACACATTTTAGACCGTGTACTAGAAACAACATTGACTGATGACTTTTACCAGGAATTACTGGATTACGTGGAACACCAAAAAGCCCGTAAAGAGTTGTTTGGAAATGAATAA
- the nusA gene encoding transcription termination factor NusA: protein MSKEMLNALDALEAEKGISKDIVIDALEAALVSAYKRHYGQAQNVEVEFDGKKGNIHVYAVKEVTEEVMDSQLEVSLKEAMEVNKAYELGDKIRFEVTPKDFGRIAAQTAKQVILQRVREAERNIIYNEFSAYENDIMQGIVERQDRRYIYVNLGKIEAVLSKQDQMPNEFYQPHDRIKVYVSRVENTSKGPQVFVSRSHPDLLKRLFEQEIPEVYDGIVEIVSIAREAGDRSKVSVRSTDPNIDPVGTCVGPKGQRVQAIVNELKGENMDIVEWNEDPAIFISNALNPAQVVDVIFDPNNNKACTVVVPDYQLSLAIGKRGQNARLAAKLTGFKIDIKPESEMEEFYAQQENQEEAVEEIHDEMIVESDLTADEYEALEFEEKTVEDEEQV, encoded by the coding sequence ATGAGCAAAGAAATGTTGAATGCATTGGATGCATTAGAAGCTGAAAAAGGTATTTCTAAGGATATCGTGATTGATGCGTTGGAAGCAGCATTAGTTTCCGCATATAAAAGACATTATGGACAAGCCCAAAACGTTGAAGTAGAGTTCGACGGCAAAAAAGGCAATATCCATGTTTATGCAGTAAAAGAAGTGACTGAAGAAGTGATGGATTCACAATTGGAAGTTTCGTTAAAAGAAGCGATGGAAGTTAACAAGGCTTATGAGCTTGGTGATAAAATCCGTTTTGAAGTAACGCCGAAAGATTTTGGCCGAATCGCAGCGCAAACAGCGAAACAAGTTATTTTACAACGTGTGAGAGAAGCAGAAAGAAACATTATTTACAATGAATTCAGTGCTTATGAAAATGATATCATGCAAGGGATCGTCGAAAGACAAGACCGTCGTTATATTTATGTAAATCTAGGCAAAATCGAAGCTGTATTATCAAAACAAGATCAAATGCCCAATGAATTTTACCAACCGCACGATCGAATCAAAGTCTATGTATCACGCGTTGAAAATACGTCTAAAGGCCCTCAAGTTTTTGTGAGCCGCAGTCATCCAGATTTATTGAAGCGATTATTTGAACAAGAAATTCCAGAAGTGTATGACGGAATCGTAGAAATCGTCAGCATTGCTCGTGAAGCCGGCGATCGTTCAAAAGTGTCTGTTCGTTCAACAGATCCAAATATCGATCCAGTCGGTACGTGTGTAGGGCCTAAAGGTCAACGTGTCCAAGCGATCGTTAATGAATTAAAAGGCGAAAATATGGATATCGTGGAATGGAATGAAGATCCAGCGATCTTCATCAGCAATGCGCTGAATCCAGCGCAAGTTGTCGATGTCATTTTTGACCCTAATAATAACAAAGCCTGTACAGTCGTTGTTCCAGATTATCAGTTATCACTTGCAATCGGTAAAAGAGGTCAAAATGCTCGCTTAGCAGCTAAATTGACAGGCTTTAAGATCGATATCAAGCCAGAATCTGAAATGGAAGAATTTTATGCGCAGCAAGAGAATCAAGAAGAAGCAGTGGAAGAAATTCACGATGAAATGATCGTGGAATCTGATTTGACAGCTGATGAATATGAAGCCCTTGAGTTTGAAGAAAAAACAGTAGAAGACGAAGAACAAGTCTAG
- the rimP gene encoding ribosome maturation factor RimP, with protein MSSVVETVTELVTPILEKQNFELVEVEFVKEGKNWFLRVFIDKNGGIDIEECALVSEQLSEKLDAMDPDPIPQAYFLEVSSPGAERPLKKESDYEQAVGQYIHVSLYQAVEGEKQFEGTLKSVDKEQLILTVKIKTRVKDYTFERKNIAKARLAIQF; from the coding sequence TTGAGTAGTGTTGTGGAAACTGTTACCGAGTTAGTCACACCAATCTTAGAAAAACAAAATTTTGAACTTGTAGAAGTAGAGTTTGTCAAGGAAGGGAAGAACTGGTTTCTCCGTGTCTTTATTGATAAAAATGGCGGCATTGATATTGAGGAATGCGCGCTTGTCAGTGAACAACTCAGCGAAAAACTTGATGCTATGGATCCTGACCCGATACCGCAAGCGTACTTTTTGGAAGTCTCTTCTCCGGGAGCAGAACGTCCGTTGAAAAAAGAAAGCGATTATGAACAAGCGGTTGGCCAATATATCCATGTATCTCTTTATCAAGCGGTTGAGGGAGAAAAGCAATTTGAAGGTACATTAAAATCAGTAGATAAAGAACAATTGATCTTGACAGTCAAAATCAAAACAAGAGTCAAAGACTATACATTTGAACGGAAAAACATTGCCAAAGCTCGTTTAGCAATCCAGTTCTAA
- the rnhC gene encoding ribonuclease HIII, with the protein MSQTQVIKVSKDTIKKMKSFYERSLLNKHVPYTEFVAKSGTTTITAYTSGKVVFQGLEAEKIAAKWGTSTASKTASTSKTKTTTSLPANFSQLSVLGSDEVGNGSYFGPVTVCAAYVEKTMVAKLKALGVKDSKELTDPQIRQLANVVKELIPFKLLIVEPEKYNQIQPKYNAVHMKVALHNQAIHLLLNEIAPIKPEAILIDQFTPEANYKKYVRSEKNQVSEKLYFVTKGEQYHVAVAAASIISRAAFLDELEKESQELGLKVPSGAGSTADQVAAKVLKKGGISLLSKYAKLHFANTEKAKKIAAK; encoded by the coding sequence ATGTCTCAAACTCAAGTCATCAAAGTATCCAAAGATACCATCAAAAAAATGAAGTCATTTTATGAGCGCTCGCTCTTAAATAAACATGTTCCATATACAGAATTCGTAGCAAAATCAGGAACAACAACGATCACCGCCTACACCTCAGGAAAAGTGGTTTTTCAAGGTCTAGAAGCAGAAAAGATTGCTGCAAAGTGGGGAACGTCCACTGCAAGTAAAACTGCTTCTACCTCTAAAACAAAAACGACCACTTCCCTACCAGCAAATTTCAGTCAGCTTTCTGTTTTAGGCAGCGATGAAGTCGGAAACGGCAGTTATTTTGGTCCAGTAACAGTTTGCGCTGCTTATGTAGAGAAAACAATGGTAGCAAAATTAAAAGCACTCGGCGTCAAAGACTCCAAAGAGTTAACTGATCCGCAAATCAGACAGCTTGCAAATGTGGTCAAGGAATTGATCCCCTTTAAATTGTTGATCGTTGAGCCGGAAAAATACAATCAGATCCAACCAAAATATAACGCGGTCCATATGAAAGTTGCTCTGCATAACCAAGCCATCCATTTATTATTGAATGAAATCGCCCCTATTAAACCAGAAGCGATCTTGATCGACCAGTTTACTCCTGAAGCGAATTATAAAAAATATGTACGCTCAGAAAAAAATCAGGTAAGTGAAAAACTTTATTTTGTAACCAAAGGTGAGCAATATCACGTTGCCGTTGCCGCAGCTTCGATCATCAGCCGAGCAGCCTTTTTAGATGAACTAGAGAAAGAATCACAAGAATTAGGTCTAAAAGTTCCATCTGGAGCAGGCAGCACTGCCGATCAGGTTGCTGCAAAAGTTTTAAAAAAAGGCGGTATCAGCTTACTGAGCAAATACGCAAAACTCCATTTTGCAAATACCGAAAAAGCCAAAAAAATCGCTGCAAAATAA
- a CDS encoding glycoside hydrolase family 3 protein, which yields MSYRIIQQENWILVENDQGATLGYAADSGVTLIEQDGFAFKDLNKNGRLDPYEDWRLPIEERIEDLVTHLSVEEMAGLMLYSRHQTVSRSDNHFVQMFSGTYGGKTLADYDGPISELTDQQKEFLTKDHIRHVLLTRVESPKAAAQWTNKIQAMAESLDSGIPVNISSDPRHSTSADTEFNAGAGGEISMWPEQLGLAAAFDPELVKQFGEIASQEYRALGITTALSPQIDLATEPRWMRFSGTFGEGVKLVTALAQAYCDGFQTTKGTKNGWGKESVNAMVKHWPGGGSGEAGRDGHYGYGKYAVYPGNNFNEHLKPFLEGAFDLQEGTKKAAAVMPYYTISYDQDQKYGENVGNGFSQFILNDLLREKYRYGGVVCTDWSITADPVQIDQFLGGKSWGVEELTVEERHYKALLAGVDQFGGNNEIAPVLAAFELGAKEYGIQAMKERFQVSARRLLKNLFQTGLFENPYLISEKSEEIVGQPKFMEAGYKAQQKSLILLKNKHRLLPLEKTAKLYIPKQHIGASKDWFGHPQPAFEKDPVNRSLVEKYFQVVDSPEQADAIWLFLESPKTYGYSNEDNGNGYLPISLQYKPYTAKFARKESLAGDDRSYKGKKNTASNGQDIETLERLKKQYPDVPIIVSLTLKNPTVVAEFEPYVDAIIVDFGVQTQAILSVFSGDFTPSGLLPFQMPADMETVEKQQEDVPLDMKCYSDEFEHTYDFGFGMDFDETIVDERRKFV from the coding sequence ATGAGCTATAGAATAATACAACAAGAAAATTGGATACTTGTTGAAAATGATCAAGGGGCAACCTTAGGTTATGCAGCAGATTCGGGAGTAACGTTGATTGAGCAGGATGGATTCGCTTTTAAAGATTTGAATAAAAATGGTCGATTGGATCCATATGAAGACTGGCGCTTGCCGATCGAAGAGAGAATCGAAGATTTAGTCACACACTTAAGTGTGGAGGAAATGGCTGGGTTGATGTTGTATAGCCGCCATCAAACAGTATCGAGAAGTGACAATCATTTTGTGCAGATGTTTTCCGGTACATATGGGGGAAAGACGCTAGCAGACTATGACGGACCGATTTCTGAATTGACGGATCAGCAAAAGGAATTTTTAACGAAGGATCATATCCGCCATGTCCTTTTGACGAGGGTAGAATCACCTAAAGCAGCCGCCCAATGGACGAATAAAATTCAGGCGATGGCCGAAAGCTTGGACTCGGGTATTCCAGTAAATATCAGCTCAGATCCACGTCACAGCACAAGTGCAGATACTGAATTCAACGCTGGAGCAGGCGGAGAGATTTCTATGTGGCCGGAGCAGTTGGGTTTAGCAGCAGCTTTTGATCCTGAGCTGGTGAAACAATTTGGAGAAATCGCTAGTCAGGAATATCGAGCCTTAGGAATCACGACCGCCTTATCGCCGCAGATTGATCTGGCAACGGAGCCGCGCTGGATGCGTTTTTCCGGTACTTTTGGTGAAGGGGTAAAATTAGTCACTGCTTTAGCTCAAGCCTATTGCGACGGTTTTCAAACGACTAAAGGAACAAAAAACGGCTGGGGCAAGGAAAGTGTCAACGCCATGGTCAAGCATTGGCCAGGTGGCGGTAGTGGTGAGGCTGGACGAGATGGCCACTACGGTTATGGAAAATACGCGGTTTATCCAGGAAATAATTTTAATGAGCATCTAAAACCATTTCTAGAAGGTGCTTTCGATTTGCAGGAGGGGACCAAAAAAGCGGCAGCAGTCATGCCGTACTATACGATATCTTATGATCAAGATCAGAAGTATGGTGAAAATGTCGGAAATGGTTTTAGCCAATTTATTCTCAATGATTTATTACGGGAGAAATATCGTTATGGTGGCGTTGTTTGTACAGACTGGTCGATCACGGCTGATCCGGTACAAATCGATCAATTTCTTGGCGGAAAAAGCTGGGGAGTAGAGGAGCTGACTGTGGAAGAACGGCATTACAAAGCACTTTTGGCAGGCGTTGATCAGTTCGGCGGAAATAATGAAATTGCCCCTGTTTTGGCTGCTTTTGAACTGGGTGCTAAAGAATATGGGATACAAGCAATGAAAGAACGATTCCAAGTTTCGGCTCGTAGATTGTTGAAGAATCTGTTTCAAACAGGTTTATTTGAAAATCCGTATCTAATATCAGAAAAATCTGAGGAAATCGTTGGGCAGCCGAAATTTATGGAAGCAGGCTATAAAGCACAGCAGAAATCTTTAATACTGCTAAAAAATAAACATAGACTATTACCTTTAGAAAAAACTGCTAAGCTGTATATTCCCAAGCAGCATATTGGTGCTTCAAAGGATTGGTTTGGTCATCCGCAACCAGCATTTGAAAAAGATCCTGTCAATCGATCCCTCGTTGAAAAATATTTTCAAGTGGTGGATTCGCCTGAACAGGCAGATGCTATTTGGCTATTTTTAGAGTCCCCTAAAACATATGGTTATTCTAATGAAGACAATGGCAATGGTTATTTACCGATCAGTTTACAATACAAGCCATATACTGCAAAATTTGCCCGGAAAGAAAGTCTTGCTGGTGATGATCGCTCTTATAAAGGAAAGAAAAATACGGCAAGTAATGGGCAGGACATCGAAACTCTGGAACGATTGAAGAAACAATACCCCGATGTTCCGATCATTGTGAGTCTGACATTGAAAAATCCAACGGTCGTTGCAGAATTTGAACCTTATGTCGATGCAATTATTGTCGATTTTGGTGTACAGACTCAGGCCATCCTCAGTGTTTTCAGCGGTGACTTTACACCATCAGGATTACTGCCGTTTCAAATGCCGGCAGATATGGAGACCGTTGAAAAACAACAAGAAGATGTCCCACTCGATATGAAGTGTTACTCAGATGAATTTGAGCATACGTATGATTTTGGGTTTGGTATGGATTTTGACGAGACGATCGTTGATGAGAGAAGAAAATTTGTCTGA
- a CDS encoding LCP family protein translates to MNLVKKSLICISLITVLIFTALGCYAVIGFHQGKKMAQTHVTKRKNSTFSADEQTNLKEITILLIGDDGREDDEDGGRADTLMVAHYNSETKQPKLLSIMRDSYVQIPGHGAEKINAAYAYGGAELTKQVLNTSFDLPINYYISVDFQHFIRLIDDLYPKGVEIDAEKELNLDNVDIKKGQQSMDGNTLLQYARFRMDGEGDFGRVRRQQQVMDALAKQAKNAVPLLQLPQIAGEAVGYLDTNIPADLLIDLAKDFLSGKVKPLQTLSVPVEGSWAFNDYTEAGSVLEIDEKQNTQAIHKFLADETDQ, encoded by the coding sequence ATGAATCTAGTAAAAAAGAGTTTGATTTGTATTAGTCTTATCACTGTTTTGATTTTTACCGCTCTTGGCTGCTATGCAGTTATTGGTTTTCATCAGGGCAAAAAAATGGCTCAAACACATGTCACTAAAAGAAAAAATTCGACCTTCTCTGCAGATGAACAAACAAATTTAAAAGAGATCACGATTCTATTGATCGGTGATGACGGACGGGAAGATGACGAGGATGGCGGTCGGGCAGATACGTTGATGGTGGCACATTATAATAGCGAAACCAAACAACCAAAGCTGCTGTCGATCATGCGGGATTCTTACGTTCAAATACCTGGACACGGAGCAGAAAAAATCAATGCTGCTTACGCTTACGGTGGAGCTGAGCTGACTAAACAAGTCTTGAATACTTCTTTTGACTTGCCTATCAATTATTATATATCCGTTGATTTTCAGCATTTTATTCGTTTGATCGATGATCTGTACCCCAAAGGTGTCGAAATCGATGCAGAAAAAGAGTTGAACTTAGACAACGTCGATATAAAAAAAGGGCAACAATCAATGGATGGGAATACTTTGCTGCAATATGCCAGATTCCGTATGGATGGTGAAGGAGACTTCGGACGTGTCAGAAGACAGCAGCAAGTGATGGATGCTCTAGCAAAACAAGCTAAAAATGCAGTACCACTTTTACAGCTGCCTCAAATTGCTGGAGAAGCCGTTGGGTATTTAGACACGAATATTCCAGCTGACCTTCTGATCGATTTAGCCAAGGATTTTTTAAGCGGGAAAGTAAAACCTCTTCAAACCTTATCTGTTCCAGTTGAAGGGAGCTGGGCATTTAACGATTATACAGAAGCAGGCAGTGTTTTAGAAATCGATGAAAAGCAAAACACACAAGCGATCCACAAATTCTTAGCTGACGAGACAGATCAATGA
- a CDS encoding FtsW/RodA/SpoVE family cell cycle protein, with the protein MKTLRKPSKFVYLDFYLLLPYLILCVIGILMVYSASSYQLLDSQLSPAHKAFKQTSYFIFSLVCLGFVYRINLAVLRKPAIIRLLLGLTFLSLFLLPVIGTSVGGAKRWLNLGILLFQPSELVPFILVLYLALAFSKTETVSPFSFQTYKKPIIVSVTLMFFVALQPNIAGASMIFILVLVLFLTSGLSPWFMSLALIGFVIAKRFGTMLLLSLPTEWLPQKFSYLVTRFEVMQNPFIDPMGKGFQTSNAYYAIHNGGFWGLGLGNSIQKKGFLPEPDTDFIFAICIEELGLIFSLGMLFLVFFMVARLLLLGIKANCLYYSYLYIGCGVLLLLQVSVNVGSLLGYIPMTGLTFPFISYGGSSLLILSLVLGVALNVRASELREKQRSRGESQ; encoded by the coding sequence ATGAAGACGCTAAGAAAACCCTCTAAATTCGTTTATCTGGATTTTTACCTCCTGCTCCCTTATCTTATTTTGTGTGTGATCGGTATTTTAATGGTGTACAGTGCCAGTTCTTATCAATTGCTTGATAGCCAATTAAGTCCAGCACATAAAGCATTCAAACAGACATCTTATTTTATTTTCAGCCTTGTTTGTTTAGGGTTTGTCTATCGGATCAATTTAGCTGTTTTGAGAAAGCCTGCGATTATTCGTCTGTTGCTTGGTCTGACGTTTCTCTCCTTATTTTTATTACCAGTCATCGGAACAAGCGTAGGTGGTGCCAAACGTTGGCTCAATTTAGGTATTCTTTTGTTTCAACCTTCAGAATTGGTTCCATTTATTCTCGTACTTTATCTGGCTCTTGCATTCTCAAAAACGGAAACAGTGTCGCCTTTCTCTTTCCAAACATATAAAAAGCCGATAATCGTTTCGGTCACCTTGATGTTCTTCGTCGCTTTACAGCCAAATATCGCGGGTGCTTCTATGATTTTTATTCTAGTGCTGGTTTTATTTTTGACAAGCGGATTATCCCCTTGGTTCATGTCACTCGCTTTGATAGGATTTGTTATCGCAAAGAGATTTGGAACAATGCTCTTATTGTCCTTGCCAACAGAATGGTTGCCGCAAAAGTTCAGTTATTTAGTGACACGTTTTGAAGTCATGCAAAATCCTTTTATCGATCCTATGGGCAAAGGCTTCCAAACGTCCAATGCTTATTATGCGATCCATAATGGCGGATTTTGGGGCTTAGGTTTAGGGAACAGCATTCAGAAAAAAGGCTTTTTGCCTGAACCTGACACAGATTTTATTTTTGCGATTTGCATAGAGGAACTTGGCTTGATTTTTTCTTTAGGCATGCTATTTTTAGTTTTCTTTATGGTCGCGCGTTTACTTTTATTAGGGATAAAGGCAAATTGTCTTTACTATTCTTACCTTTACATTGGCTGTGGTGTCTTGTTGCTCTTGCAAGTTTCTGTCAATGTCGGTAGTCTTTTGGGGTACATCCCGATGACTGGACTGACTTTTCCTTTCATCAGCTATGGTGGATCTAGTCTATTGATTTTGAGCCTTGTGCTAGGTGTTGCGCTGAATGTTCGTGCAAGCGAGCTGCGAGAAAAACAACGATCACGAGGTGAAAGCCAATGA
- a CDS encoding FtsW/RodA/SpoVE family cell cycle protein yields the protein MKRIRNTSNERINYGLLLPVFLLILVGFLAQYGAFMADPTITAVTPLLIKQLLWTLLGMIAMFLTMLLPIKFLWKATPYLYFSSLILMSLLVKFHDPVMAVATGTKRWLRLGPLAFQPSEFAKLGYILMLAYIVTKSGKSFSSLKEELALLGKLFLVSIPIFGLMFYQKDFGTSLVFLSILFGILLVSSCSWKLLVPLFGSLSVLGISAILLVLTEQGQKILAYLHFKPYQFDRIHAWLDPFAYADSIAFQQARGLSAIGSGELAGKGLTNLQVYVPVRESDMIFTVIAEAYGFIGSCFLLLLFFYLIYQMLICTLAAKREFYAYITTGVIMYFLFHILENIGSNIGLLPLTGIPLPFISQGGTAYVTNFIAIGLILSMFYQNEKQAL from the coding sequence ATGAAACGAATTCGGAATACATCGAATGAACGAATCAATTACGGACTTTTACTTCCAGTTTTTCTACTGATCTTAGTTGGCTTCTTGGCACAATACGGTGCTTTTATGGCTGATCCAACGATCACTGCAGTCACTCCATTACTAATAAAACAGCTGCTGTGGACACTGTTAGGAATGATTGCTATGTTTTTGACGATGCTGCTTCCAATAAAATTTTTGTGGAAAGCAACTCCTTATCTTTATTTTTCTTCCCTGATTTTGATGAGCCTGCTAGTAAAATTTCATGACCCTGTGATGGCTGTTGCTACTGGAACCAAACGATGGCTTCGGCTTGGGCCGCTCGCCTTTCAACCTTCCGAGTTTGCAAAATTAGGGTACATCCTGATGCTAGCTTACATCGTGACAAAAAGTGGCAAGTCATTCTCTTCGCTAAAAGAGGAGCTGGCTCTTTTAGGAAAACTGTTCCTCGTGAGCATCCCTATTTTTGGATTGATGTTTTATCAAAAGGATTTTGGGACTAGTTTAGTTTTTCTATCGATTTTATTTGGTATCTTACTTGTTTCAAGCTGTTCTTGGAAACTTTTAGTTCCTCTTTTTGGCAGTCTGAGCGTGCTCGGTATCAGCGCAATCCTATTAGTTTTAACGGAACAAGGGCAAAAAATACTCGCCTATTTACACTTCAAGCCTTATCAATTCGACCGTATTCATGCTTGGCTTGACCCATTTGCGTATGCGGATTCGATCGCATTTCAGCAAGCTAGAGGGTTGAGCGCGATCGGTTCAGGAGAATTAGCGGGAAAAGGTCTGACCAATTTACAGGTCTACGTCCCGGTTCGGGAATCCGATATGATCTTTACCGTTATCGCTGAAGCTTATGGATTTATCGGGAGCTGTTTCCTGCTTTTACTTTTCTTCTATCTTATATATCAAATGCTGATCTGTACTTTAGCCGCTAAGCGAGAATTTTATGCCTATATCACGACTGGAGTCATCATGTATTTTTTGTTTCATATTCTAGAAAATATCGGTTCAAATATTGGATTATTACCTTTAACTGGTATTCCGCTGCCCTTTATCAGTCAGGGAGGAACCGCTTATGTGACGAATTTTATCGCTATCGGATTGATTCTTTCCATGTTCTATCAAAATGAAAAACAAGCTCTTTGA
- a CDS encoding carboxylesterase family protein — MKKFKKAIRWVGLLLAVITLGGCTQSAKTEKTNADKNEETSVVRETAFGKVKGYEEEEALIWLGVPYGGETTKEARWKAPTDPEPWEGERDATKAGSVALQTSADGVIGSEDGLNLDIYRPNNDKKELPVLVYIHGGNNQTGTAEEISGVSFVQAHDAIIVSVNYRLGPLGFNPLPALKTGTKEENSGNYTLLDLSKSLDWVKQNIENFGGDQNNITVSGFSAGGRDVMAMLISPIFEGKFDKAISFSGGMTIADEKKSQEVYAQAIASLVVEDGVKEDETKAKDWLLSSEEEVKDYLYALDGDRLVGLMSNAGIRMSVFPHLFNDGYVLPKEGFDTENYHSVPLMMLTGEQEFSLFGRFDPYFSQYLEGGEIDNDPEIANQYTFINNYGGQLYSLFNVQESAEKMNEHYQAAIYGMEIEFGADKAVVGEEMAKLGAFHGVFVPLLDTESKNYAGLVGAGYDSEGAKELSKVFQNYLFEFIKNGDPNGSNLPKWEDWQAGSKDNLLFVNADKKQASAKMGHKTYDYENVLEAIDQDTTVSEKQKQELLSKVMNGRWFSKRLDEKYEQLSDFDKE, encoded by the coding sequence TTGAAGAAATTTAAAAAAGCGATTCGTTGGGTTGGGTTGTTGCTTGCAGTAATCACATTGGGAGGGTGTACTCAGTCTGCTAAAACAGAAAAGACAAACGCTGATAAAAATGAGGAGACATCTGTTGTTCGGGAAACAGCTTTTGGGAAAGTAAAAGGTTATGAAGAGGAAGAAGCACTTATTTGGTTGGGTGTACCTTACGGCGGTGAAACCACAAAAGAAGCGCGCTGGAAAGCACCAACAGATCCAGAGCCTTGGGAAGGTGAACGCGATGCAACGAAGGCTGGAAGTGTTGCTTTACAAACGAGCGCAGATGGTGTCATAGGTTCAGAAGATGGGTTGAATTTGGATATCTATCGTCCGAATAATGATAAGAAAGAGTTGCCGGTTCTTGTCTATATTCATGGCGGGAATAATCAAACGGGGACAGCGGAAGAGATCTCAGGGGTTTCTTTTGTTCAGGCGCATGATGCAATTATCGTTTCCGTCAATTATCGGTTGGGTCCACTAGGGTTTAATCCACTTCCAGCTTTAAAAACTGGAACAAAAGAAGAAAATTCCGGAAATTACACATTGCTGGATTTAAGTAAGTCTTTAGACTGGGTAAAGCAAAATATTGAAAACTTCGGCGGGGATCAAAATAATATCACAGTCAGTGGTTTTTCTGCTGGCGGACGTGATGTGATGGCTATGCTGATTTCACCAATATTTGAAGGGAAATTTGATAAAGCAATCTCATTTAGCGGAGGAATGACTATTGCAGATGAGAAGAAGAGTCAGGAGGTATACGCTCAAGCAATTGCTTCATTAGTTGTGGAAGATGGGGTAAAAGAAGATGAAACAAAAGCGAAAGACTGGCTACTGAGCTCAGAGGAAGAGGTAAAGGATTATCTATACGCACTTGACGGAGATCGTCTAGTTGGACTAATGAGCAATGCAGGGATTCGGATGAGCGTATTCCCGCATTTATTCAATGATGGATATGTGCTTCCAAAAGAAGGATTTGACACAGAAAACTATCACTCTGTTCCTTTGATGATGCTGACTGGTGAGCAGGAATTCTCCTTGTTTGGGCGATTTGACCCGTATTTTTCTCAGTATTTAGAAGGTGGAGAAATTGACAATGATCCTGAAATTGCCAATCAGTATACGTTTATCAATAACTACGGCGGACAACTATACAGCTTGTTCAATGTCCAAGAATCTGCAGAAAAAATGAACGAGCATTATCAAGCGGCTATCTATGGCATGGAAATTGAATTCGGTGCTGATAAAGCTGTAGTGGGAGAAGAGATGGCTAAACTTGGCGCATTTCATGGTGTGTTTGTCCCATTGCTCGATACGGAAAGTAAAAATTATGCAGGCTTAGTTGGAGCAGGGTATGATAGTGAAGGAGCGAAGGAGTTAAGCAAAGTATTCCAAAATTATTTGTTTGAGTTTATTAAAAACGGTGATCCGAATGGTTCAAATCTGCCGAAGTGGGAAGACTGGCAAGCTGGATCGAAAGACAATCTCTTATTTGTAAATGCGGACAAAAAACAAGCATCAGCAAAAATGGGGCATAAAACCTATGATTATGAAAATGTTTTGGAAGCAATCGATCAGGATACAACAGTGTCAGAGAAACAAAAGCAAGAATTGTTGAGCAAAGTAATGAATGGCCGTTGGTTTAGCAAAAGGCTGGATGAAAAGTATGAGCAGCTTTCTGATTTTGATAAAGAATAG